TCTCGATCGTTTCCTGCGACAAAAACCTCTTGGGTGCCTCCGCCAGTTTGCTGGGCAGGCGCACGTTGGGAAATCCAACCACGACTTCCTTCAGCGCCCCCCATTCATGACGCACTATGATCGGCTTGTCAGACACGTTCTAATCCTTAGGATCACCTGATGGAGACCGACTTTGTGGTGGAGGCAGGTTGCCAGCAACTACAGCAGCAACCACGGCGGTGGCTGAAGTCTACAAGAATGTGTGGCGCGTTGTTCGCGTATACGTGCCTTTAAAAAACATCTTAGGGCTATATGCAGATGCATCTGAATGTGACTCGAGGACCTCAGATAATCAACATCGGCAAAGGAGACGGAGCTTCAAGATAAGGTTTCCGACCGTTCGCTTTTTTAAGGACGGATCTCCGGGAGCGTTACCAGCTGCTTCACTTCTTTCTCTGTGATCATGACATCCTGCCCTTTCTCGCTATTGATGCTTTGCGACTTCGCTGACGCTGCACAGTGGCTGATCAATCTGAATATGCCCACCGTAGCCCGTCAATCCCCTTTCAGAGAATTTTTGCGAAAAAAACCACCAGATTGAGGGGAAGGTCCGGACCGCTCGTGCACGTTGATATGTGCTCGTCAAACCCTTGTTCGATATGCGGTATGTCGAATCAATGAAAGGGGCGGCCTCAAGGACGTAGTTGGCTGGGCATCTTGATCATTGACTTCTAGTTCTATTCTGAAGAAAGGGGCATCACAATGAACATGTTGAAGTATCGACGTTTCTCGATTGCGTCTATTGGAGCTGTCTTTTGTGCAACATCGTTGATGGCTGGAGAGCTCAGCGTCAGCGCAGATATAGGAGATGGACAATACACCACTATCCAATCCGCAATCAACGCTGCCAACAATGGCGATCGAATTAAAGTCTATCCAGGCACATATCTAGAAAACATCGATTTTCTTGGGAAGCGTATTCTTATCTTCAGTGCCAAAGGTGCGAAGAAGACCAACATCGATGGTCAGTTTCTTGGGCCAACTGTTACATTTTCTTCTGGGGAAAATCGTAACTCCGAACTCAGAGGCTTCACGATCCGCCATGGCTCAGGCCGATGGGCCGCTGCTGATGGCGATTCAGGCTATGCAGGAGGCGGACTCTTCATTTCCGGTGCTCACCCGCAGATCATTGATTGTGATATTCGAGATAACTACGCCGAGTTTGGAGGCGGTGCCGGTGTGGGCTTCGACGCAAAACCACTTTTTGAGGGTTGCACGTTCCGAGACAACTACACCTACAGCAATGGACTTGGCGGTGGCGTATACGCTATTTACAGCAAGCCAGTATTTGTTGACACCGTCTTTAAGGGAAACCACTCCGCCCTCGATGGAGGCGCCATGTATACCAACCAATGCGATGTAGAGGTAGACGGCTGCAAGTTCTTGAAAAATACTGCAGAGCAGGATGGCGGTGCAATAGACAATTACCTGTCCACCCTCTTCGCGGTAAATACTCTGTTCAAGAAAAATCAAGCCGCATCTGCAGGTGGAGGCATCGCTTTAGACGAGTCTGATG
This genomic interval from Phycisphaerales bacterium contains the following:
- a CDS encoding right-handed parallel beta-helix repeat-containing protein, which encodes MNMLKYRRFSIASIGAVFCATSLMAGELSVSADIGDGQYTTIQSAINAANNGDRIKVYPGTYLENIDFLGKRILIFSAKGAKKTNIDGQFLGPTVTFSSGENRNSELRGFTIRHGSGRWAAADGDSGYAGGGLFISGAHPQIIDCDIRDNYAEFGGGAGVGFDAKPLFEGCTFRDNYTYSNGLGGGVYAIYSKPVFVDTVFKGNHSALDGGAMYTNQCDVEVDGCKFLKNTAEQDGGAIDNYLSTLFAVNTLFKKNQAASAGGGIALDESDGVLKKCTLLKNTAGAAGGVGVLEGSLKVVDSRVSKNKANGYYVYIPEFSNFAGGIGIYMSRFDLEDVTIDRNRADQAGGVGIYDSVGVIDNCEVKDNNKTGIHVLDNNGKVDIRNTKACQNNGKDVKGPFANLGGNNICDR